The Immundisolibacter sp. genomic sequence GCGCTGTTGCGCGGGTCTTCCGCCCAAACGAGGCCGGATTCCAGGCGCTGGATGCGCAACTCAAGGCGCGCTTTGTCGTCGTCGAAGACGTAGCCCGGACCCACCGCCAGCGCCGCGCTGCGATCGGCCCGGAAGCGGCGCGAGGTGAGCGGTAACTGGTAGCGCACGTCCTCGGCCAGCAGATCCAGCCAGTCGGCGTAGCGCTCCCCATCCAGAAGGCGGGCTTCGCAGTACAGCTGCTGGGTCAGGGCCAGGTGCTGGTCGACCGGCAGCATGACGCGTGTGTCAGCCGGCATCGGCCAAGGCCTCGTCACCCGCCAGCGGGTTCAGGTTGTACTGGGGCACCTGACGCCAATTCCGGGCCGCCATGTGCTCCTGCCAACGTCGGTAGAAGTAGCGCTGGTTGTGCTCGCTGACCACGCCGACCGCGATGTCGCCGGGAAAGCCCGGCCGGGGTCCGCTGCGGCCAAGCGCCATATTGGTGTGTACATCGATCTGGCGCGTACGCCAGCCGCTGCTTTGCTCGGTGCAGGCGGCCAGGTTGTCGCCGTCGTCGTTGTCGAACAGCCCGGCCGGGCCGAAGGTGAGCAACTGATTGTCGAGAATGCGTTGCTTGATGTCGTCCGGCATGGCGTTCTCGACCATGGCCCAGCTCCACTGCTCGATGCGCCCCGGCCCCTTGGGGTGGTAGACGCGGAACCAGTTCAGGCCCGGCAGGAACTGCAAATTCGGGAACACGGTCAGGTTCAGCTGCGATCCCCACAGCTTCTCGCCACGCTGCCGCCCCAGGCGCTCGATGGCGGTTGGGCGGTTTTGTTCCAGGTAGCGCAGGATGCCGGCGTTGTCCGGATAAAAGCTGTAGCCGGACACGCCGTCCACGGTGGCCAGTAGCGAGTGACCGTTCAGGCCGGCAATCGACAGTCCACCTTCCAGATCGACGCTGGCGTTGCCGACCGTGAAGCCCGAGAAATCCATGCTCTGCACGGCCTTCATGGCGCCGGCGTGGGCCCAGCCGAGGTGATAGCCGTCTCCGCAGACGTTCTCGACCGGCAGCTTCCAGTTGGTCATGAGCTCGACCTTTTGCGTCTCGCCGATCAGCGCCGTGCCGCCGGGCTGGGCGTCCAGCCACACGTCCAGGTACCACTTCATGTCGCCGAGGTACTCGGACAGGCTGGGGGCGTTCTTGTCGAAACAGCCAAACACCAGGCCCTTGTAGGACGCCACCTGATCAACCTCGACCAGGCCAAAGCGGGTCTTGTCGATCTCGTTGAAGTAGGCGTCCTTCTCCAGCGGTACGTTAACCAGCGCGCCGTCGGTGCCGAAGGCCCAGCCGTGGTAATTGCAGGCGAAGGCCCGGGCGTTGCCGCGGTCGGCGCGGCATAAACGGTTGCCGCGGTGGGTGCAGGTGTTCAGGAAGGCCTTGATCGAGCCGTCTTTCTGGCGCACCACCAGCACGTCGTCCTCGCCCATGAAGGTGCGAAAAAAATCGCCCGGCTGCGGAATCTGCGATTCGTGAACCAGAAACAGCCAGCAGCGGCCAAAGATACGCTCCAGCTCCTGCTCGTAGACGGCGGGGTCGGCATAGATCTGGCGACGCTGCACCGCGCCCGCGGCCGATACCAGACCGGCGTGGTCGGTCATCCGTGACTCCTTTATCTGGAAACTGTGGGGCTCGAAATCCGCGCCTGACGAACTGGCGGCGGATAGGGAACTGATTTGCAGCCGGCGTGCCAAGTCCTAAAAACCCTGCGCAAACCCCGCAGTGGAGCCGATCTGAAGCCTGCATCAGGGCGGTATGGTGGGCGGAAAAATGACGCTCACGTCACTCTTGCGCATAATGGCGTCCAAAGATTTACTTTGGCGTACATCATGTCGCAATCCGTACCCAGCCCCAGCCTGCCCGACATCCGCGACCTGGCCGAACAGGTCCGCTTCACACCCGACACCGGGCGTATCTGGGTCCGGGACCAGCGCGGCGTATTGCTGACCGCCAGCGTGTACGGCGCCCTGCGGCACGAGTTGATCGATCGCCTGGGGTCCTCGGTGGTGCGCGAATTGCTCTCACGCATCGGCTATGCCGAAGGCGGCCGCGATGCCGAGGCGGCTCGCCGGCTGCGCCCGAACGTGAGCTATTTCGATGCCTTTGCGGTCGGACCGCAGGTGCACGCACTGGCAGGCTTTGGCTGGTCGCAGGTGATCCACCTGCATGCGGAGCCTGAAAGCGGTGCCTTTGCAGGCGAGTTCGTGGTCCACGATTCGCTGGAAGCCAGTGTCCACGTTGACGCCTACGGCACCAGTCCGGAACCGGTGTGCTGGATGCAGACCGGCTACGCCAGCGGATTTGCCAGCGCCTTCGCCGGACGGCCTATCCTGATGCGCGAAGTGGAGTGCCGCGGCATGGGCCACGAGGCCTGCCGGCTGATCGGCAAGCCGCTGGACGAGTGGCTCAGCGAGGCGCCGGATACCCGCTATTACCAGCCGGAGGCGTCGGTGAACCGCTTCGCCGACCTGGAGGCTGGCGAATCCGACGGCGTGGTCGGCATCTCGGCTGGCTTTGGCGCCGCCATGCACCTGCTGCGCAAGGCGGCGGACAGCCGTGCCACGCTGCTGTTCGTGGGCGAAACCGGCGTCGGAAAGGAAGTTTTCGCGCGCCTCGCGCACCGCATGAGTGGCCGCCGCGAGCAGCCGTTCATCGCCGTCAACTGCGCAGCGCTGCCTGAGAATCTGATCGAAGCCGAGCTGTTTGGCGTGGTCAAGGGTGCCTACACCGGGGCCAGCACATCACGCGCTGGCCGCTTTGAGCGCGCCGACGGCGGCACGCTGTTCCTGGACGAGGTGACCAGCCTGAGCCTGGCCGCGCAGGGCAAGCTGCTGCGGGCCCTGCAGGAGCACGAGATCGAACGCGTCGGTGACAGTCAAACGCGACGCGTCGACGTACGCGTCATGGCCGCCTGTAACGAGGACCTGTACCACGCCGTGGAGGCCAAGCAGTTTCGCGAGGATCTGTATTTCCGTCTCACCACCTTTCCGGTGCCGATTCCGCCGCTGCGCGAGCGACGCGACGATATCCCGTTACTGATGGCCTATCTGCTGCGGCGCTTTTGCGCCACGTACGGCAAGGCCGTGCCCGGGTTCACCGCCCGGGCGGTCGAAGCGCTGTTCGGGTATGACTTTCCCGGCAACATTCGCGAGCTTGAAAATCTTATCGAGCGGGCGGTGCTGCTGGCCGCCGAGGGCGAGGCCATCGACCTGCCGCAGCTTGCCCTGCGTGGCGGCCTGTCGCGTCCATCGGCGTTTGCGCTGGACCCCGCCGGGCGGCTGAGCGACAGCCGCCACGGCCTGCGCGAACAGGCCGCCGCCCTGCTGGCCTCAGGCACCGGCCAGCACCGCTTCGACGCCATCGAACAGGCCCTGCTGGAACAGGCGGTAGCCGACAGCCAGGGCAACCTCGCGGCAGCCGCGCGGCAGCTCGGCCTGACCCGCCGGCAGGTCGCACTACGTTTGCAAAAACACCGGGTGAACACGTCGGCCGCCGCGGACTGAGCAAAGGGCAGCGGGGCTTTTTTCCAGTCCTTCCCGACGCCCGGTCATGGACCGGGCCGGTCCGGTATCTGGCAAGGTCGCCGCCCGACGATGGTATAACCATGTGGCCCGACGCGATTGATGTCACAGGCAAAAATCCTGTTTTGGGCAATGTCACTGTTTCCGCGGCCATGTTGGCCCCGGGCAATCAGGGAGCGTAAGCGATGCGAGACATATTCTTTTTCGACTCGATGCTGACACCGAAGATCATCACGATCGTCTACTGGATTTTGCTGTTCGCTGTCGTCGTGAGCGGCATCGGCAGCATGTTTGCCGGCAAGTTTCTGTGGGGTCTGGTAGCCCTGGTCGGCGGAGCGGTTGGTGCGCGTATCTGGTGCGAGCTGCTGATCGTGCTGTTCAAGATCAACGACAACATCAAGCAACTGGCCGAGCCTGGAAAAGAGGCGGAATAAGGCGCGGCGATTCAACAGGAGCGGCTGCTGCCGGGGCGTCGTCGGCCCGGTCGCGGTCGTCTCTCATAGCGCCAGCACCCGGCCCGGCGCGAAGTAATCGAAGCTGAAATCGGTGGCGTCACCGGTTACGCGATTGGGCAACGGCAGCACGCGCATTTCCAGTGGCCTGCCGATGCTCTCGGCCAGAGCCGCCACGTCGCGCAGGGCCGCCACCAGGCGGGCCACGGGCAGGTCGCCCGGCAATGGCACTACGTCAGGCCCGCAGCTGCCGGCCGCCGCGCAGGCCAGCAACTCGGCCCAGCCGAACCCGGTTTCGCCGCTGCGCGCGGCAAGCACCGCGTCCTCAAGCACGATCAGCATTGGCGCGTTGAAGCCGGTCTTCGGGAAGCTGGCCGCGGTAACGGCGCAGCGCAGCGCAGCAACCGCGGCCAGCGTGCCTGGCCCGCCAAAGGGTGTTGCCGTGAGTGACTCGATGGCGGTGCCGAGCGAGCGCTCCGGGCTCGGGTACGGGGCCAGCGCGCAATCGATGCCGTGGAACACCGCCCGCCCGGCATGTCGGTTGGCCAATGCGGTCAGTGGCTGCAACCGACGGGTGAGCATCTCGGCCAAACCCGCGACGAAGTGGTCCAGGTTGGGTGCTTCCGCAGCCGCGGTCACCGCCAGATCGGCCGCCTCGATGGCCAGCGCGAAACCGTCGTCCGCGCCCTCGGCGGTGTAGGCGGCCGGAAAAAACGGCCCGGCCGGCGGCATGCCGAAAGCCGCCGCAAAGCGCAGGTTGGCAAAGCCGTCGTTGCCCAGCCGGCTGTTGGCGAGCACCGTCTGCGCGCAGGCACCGAAAGCGGCGCTGTCGGCGCCGAGTAATTCCGCCGAGCAGAACAGCCACTGGGTGCCGGCGAGCGCGGTCGGCACGGCCGCCAGCCAGGCCGCCTGGTCGGGTCCGGGTCCGATGGTGCCAACAGCCAGGTGCTTGAAACCGGCCTGCTTGGCACTGGCCTCAAGCGCTACCGCTGCCTGCGGCAGGGCGGCCGGCTCGCTGATCCAGCCTGGCGCCGGTGGCGTGGCCAGGCGCAGGCTTTGCACTTTGATGCCGGCATTCTCGATATGGCCGCGTAAGGTCGCCGCAGTCCGGCCCAGTTCCGCCAGGCGATCCGGCTCGGCCAGTGTCGCCGCGCTGGCGAACACGGTAATGGCGCGAACCTCCATGGCGGGTCAGGCGCCGCCGGTTGCCTGTTGGCGTTCGGCCATTTTTCTCAACTCGTCGATCACCGACTGCTCGTTGTCCACCAGGCCCTGCTGCCACACGTCGATGGTGTCCAGACCCCGCGCCAGCAGGCGCGGCTTGGGCGGTGCGTCCTCGGTGAAATGGCGGGCACCGAAACTCATCTCGGCCACGGTGTCCGGTCCGGCGAAATAGAAACCGACCGAGGTGGACGGCGCGTGGCGCAGCAGATCCATGGTGATGGTGTAACCGAGCTTGCGCACATTGGCGCGCGCCCGCATGACGTCGTCCAGCCCCGGCGGCTGGAAGCAGATGTGGTTCAGGCCACTGGCCGCGCCGCCGAAACTGCCGACACCGATGCCGTGGTGCCAGCCATTTTTCATGTGCAGGAAGCACACGTCGCGCTCCACCCAGTCCGACTCGCGCATGCCAACCACGTCGCGGTAGAACGCCGTCGCAGCGCGGGTGTCGCCGGCTGCCAGCACCACGTGCTGGATGTCGAGCAACTGCACCGTGCGCGCCTGCGGTGGGTTCGGCATGGCGACCATGTCGCAATACAGTTCAAGCGGATTGCCGGACGGGTCATTGAATCTGAGGTAGCGGTCCACGCGGTCCGTATCCAGGCCATCGCCTGCCTGTGCCTTGATGCCGAGCACCTTCAGATGGGCTTCGAAGGCGTCCAGTTCGGCACGGTTTTCGACCTCCAGCGCAATGCGCCCGAGGCCGGGCTCGGGCGACTGTTCCAGCACCATCCAGTGGTGCTGCATGCCGCCGCGCAAATACACCTTGCTGCCCTGGCGGGCGCTGATTTCGAGCGGTACCGCCCGGGTCCAAAAGGCCAGTGACTCATCGAGATCCTTGACCTTTAGGTGCACGTACCCCAGACGCTGGGGGCAAAGACGCGTATCGGACATGGCGAATTCCCTACAGGTAGCGAACGAAGTCGAATCATGCACGCGGCACTCGTGGCACGGCAAGACACGTATCGCGCTGCAACGACAGCGGGCGCTGCGGCGCCTACCCACAACACGCGGGTTGTTGCTAGGCTCCCGATACAGCGCCGGGCCGCAAAACGGCGGGTGGATGACCAGGAGGAGATGCCGTGAGTAACAAGTGTTTGCTTGCCTTGGTGCTGGGTACCCTGATCGCGCCGGCAAGCGCCCTGGACATCCAGGGCCGGGTGAGCGCAGCTGGCCAGCCGCTCGCGGGCGTACTGGTTACCGCCGAAGACCGGGAGAGCGGCGACAACGACAACCCGGCCTCGGTGTCCGCGTTCAGCGACTCCGCTGGCCGCTTTGTGCTGCCCGGGCTCATCCACGCCCGCGCGGCGCAAGTGACGCTGCGCACGCACAAAATCGGATATCGCCAGGCGGCGCAGGAATGGGATGCGGCACAAAGCGGTCAGCCGCTGACGGTGAATCTGCGTCTTGCCGCTGTCGACAACGTGGCCGACCAGGTGCCGGCATCCGCGTGGCTGGCCAGGTTCCCGCTGGACGAGCGCGGCGCGCGCTTTGTTGCCGGCCAATGCGCCGGCTGCCACCAGTTCCCGAGCCGACAGGTGCAGCGTTTCGCCTCCAGCCTCGCCAGTCTGGGCGAAGCCGAGAAGCAGGAACGCTGGACCGAGGCCACCCGGCAGGAGAACGAGCGCCTCAAGGAACGTGTCTGGCGCGGCGCGGTGCAGACCATGCGCGGGCTGGCACTGCGCTTCTCGGCCGACTCGCCGGTGCGCTGGGGAATCGACGAGAAACACCCCGAATACGCCAAGCTGATGACCGCCGACTTCAGCCTGTTCAATCAGGAAGAAGAAACCGCCGGCGCGGCCGCCCTGGCGCGGTATCTGGGCAGCGATTTCAGCACCTTCAGTCTGGCCGACTATCCGGCCGCCGCCACGCCGCTGGCGGCCACCGCCAAGACACGCATCACCGAGTACGCTTTGCATACCGGCGGCTGGACGCGCGAGATCGCCTGGACCCCGGCCGGCGGCCAGTTGTGGTTGGTGGAGGACGACGCCGACCGCATCGCCAGGCTCGATCCCAAGACCGGCCGCTTGCGCTGGATCGACTTGCCGGGGTCATCGCAGCACCCGCAGGGACCGCACACCATCAACGCCGATCGCGAGGGCAATATCTGGCTCTCGCTGGAGGAGAGCTACGCGATCGCCAGGCTCGATCCGAAGACCGAGCAATGGCGGATATACCCCGGCTTTGGCGAGTTCTCGATTGCGCATGACGCGTGTGTCGACAGCGATCGCTACGTCGCTTTCGACGGTAAGGGTCGCCTGTGGTTGACCCTGATCGGCCAGAACGAACTGGCGTCGCTGGACCCGGCCACCGGCGACATCCAGCGCTTTCCAATGCCCAAAAAAGAGGGCGAGGCGGCCTTTCACGCGGCCCTTTATGGCTGCGTGATGAGCGCCGATCGCAAACAGGTCTGGTTCACCCAGCTGAACGGCATCGTGGGCGGTTTCGACGTCGAAACCGGAAAATTACAGACCTCGCTCACGTTCCCGCTCGGGACCATCCCGCACCGAATGGCCATTGACGATGGCGACGTGATCTACGTCGCGCTGTCCGGCGATGGCCAGGTGCTGGCCTACGACACCCGGGCCGGTAAGGAGCTCGCCCGTCACCCGCTGCCGGACCGCAACGCCTCGCCGTATGCCCTGACCTGGGATCCGCGCCGACGCGTGGTGTGGGTGGCCGCCTCCAATACTGACGTCATCTACCGCCTGAACCCGGCCGACGGCGCCGTAAGCGTGCTGCCACTGCCCCGTCCGCGGGCCTTTTTGCGCATGATCGATCTGGATCGTACCAGCGGTGATCTGTGGACCACCTACGCCCACCTGCCGATCAACCGGGGACCCAATTACGCGGTACGGATCGAGGTGGGGGATTGAGCGTGGCCGACAAATCGCCCGGCCGCAACCGCCGTCAGGAATAACAACAATGCTGCAACGCCTGGGCGCCGGCCTGTCGCGCCTGTCGGAACGCTATGTGCCGGATGCCTGGATCATCTGCCTGATCCTGACGCTGATCGTGTTCGGCCTGGCCTGGGCCGGCCCGGGGGCCGATCCGCTCACCTCCGCCCGTGCCTGGGGCAACGGCGTGTGGACGCTGCTGACGCTGGCCATGCAGTTCACGCTGGCGCTGGTGGCGGCGCATGCCTGCGCCACCGCCACGCCGGTATACCGGGCGCTCGACTGGCTGGCCCGGCTGCCCAACCCCGCCAGTCCGCGTCAGGCAGTGCTGCTGGTTGGGTTGTTCTCGCTGCTCACCGGCTGGCTCAACTGGGCGCTGTCGCTGGTGGCCTGTGCGCTGTTCGTGCCGTTCGTGCTGCGCCGCAACCCGCTGGCCGATGTACGCGTGGTGCTGGCGGCGGGTTACCTGGGCCTGGGCACGGTCTGGCACGGCGGCCTGTCCGGCTCGGCGCCGCTGATTCTGGCCACGCCGGGCAATCCATTGCTCGGCACGGACGGCGCGCCGGGCGTGGTGTCGCGCCTGTATCCGATCACCGAAACGTTGCTGATCCCGTTCAACCTGGTGCTGATCTGTGTCGTCGGCGTGGTGGGGCTGGCGGTGGTCTGCCTGCTGCACCCAACGCACGGCGCGCGCACCGTGGACCCGGACACCCTGAACGACCTGCTGCCCGAGCCGCCGAGCTTTGCG encodes the following:
- a CDS encoding 3-phenylpropionate/cinnamic acid dioxygenase subunit beta codes for the protein MPADTRVMLPVDQHLALTQQLYCEARLLDGERYADWLDLLAEDVRYQLPLTSRRFRADRSAALAVGPGYVFDDDKARLELRIQRLESGLVWAEDPRNSARRIVSNVEIYQVETDREAQVYSVVDIHRSRIDAQQRRLTAARTDRWRCEGGVWRLVSRLIQFDHPVVIDSNLNVFF
- a CDS encoding aromatic ring-hydroxylating dioxygenase subunit alpha, which codes for MTDHAGLVSAAGAVQRRQIYADPAVYEQELERIFGRCWLFLVHESQIPQPGDFFRTFMGEDDVLVVRQKDGSIKAFLNTCTHRGNRLCRADRGNARAFACNYHGWAFGTDGALVNVPLEKDAYFNEIDKTRFGLVEVDQVASYKGLVFGCFDKNAPSLSEYLGDMKWYLDVWLDAQPGGTALIGETQKVELMTNWKLPVENVCGDGYHLGWAHAGAMKAVQSMDFSGFTVGNASVDLEGGLSIAGLNGHSLLATVDGVSGYSFYPDNAGILRYLEQNRPTAIERLGRQRGEKLWGSQLNLTVFPNLQFLPGLNWFRVYHPKGPGRIEQWSWAMVENAMPDDIKQRILDNQLLTFGPAGLFDNDDGDNLAACTEQSSGWRTRQIDVHTNMALGRSGPRPGFPGDIAVGVVSEHNQRYFYRRWQEHMAARNWRQVPQYNLNPLAGDEALADAG
- a CDS encoding sigma 54-interacting transcriptional regulator: MSQSVPSPSLPDIRDLAEQVRFTPDTGRIWVRDQRGVLLTASVYGALRHELIDRLGSSVVRELLSRIGYAEGGRDAEAARRLRPNVSYFDAFAVGPQVHALAGFGWSQVIHLHAEPESGAFAGEFVVHDSLEASVHVDAYGTSPEPVCWMQTGYASGFASAFAGRPILMREVECRGMGHEACRLIGKPLDEWLSEAPDTRYYQPEASVNRFADLEAGESDGVVGISAGFGAAMHLLRKAADSRATLLFVGETGVGKEVFARLAHRMSGRREQPFIAVNCAALPENLIEAELFGVVKGAYTGASTSRAGRFERADGGTLFLDEVTSLSLAAQGKLLRALQEHEIERVGDSQTRRVDVRVMAACNEDLYHAVEAKQFREDLYFRLTTFPVPIPPLRERRDDIPLLMAYLLRRFCATYGKAVPGFTARAVEALFGYDFPGNIRELENLIERAVLLAAEGEAIDLPQLALRGGLSRPSAFALDPAGRLSDSRHGLREQAAALLASGTGQHRFDAIEQALLEQAVADSQGNLAAAARQLGLTRRQVALRLQKHRVNTSAAAD
- a CDS encoding DUF4282 domain-containing protein: MRDIFFFDSMLTPKIITIVYWILLFAVVVSGIGSMFAGKFLWGLVALVGGAVGARIWCELLIVLFKINDNIKQLAEPGKEAE
- a CDS encoding DUF711 family protein; translated protein: MEVRAITVFASAATLAEPDRLAELGRTAATLRGHIENAGIKVQSLRLATPPAPGWISEPAALPQAAVALEASAKQAGFKHLAVGTIGPGPDQAAWLAAVPTALAGTQWLFCSAELLGADSAAFGACAQTVLANSRLGNDGFANLRFAAAFGMPPAGPFFPAAYTAEGADDGFALAIEAADLAVTAAAEAPNLDHFVAGLAEMLTRRLQPLTALANRHAGRAVFHGIDCALAPYPSPERSLGTAIESLTATPFGGPGTLAAVAALRCAVTAASFPKTGFNAPMLIVLEDAVLAARSGETGFGWAELLACAAAGSCGPDVVPLPGDLPVARLVAALRDVAALAESIGRPLEMRVLPLPNRVTGDATDFSFDYFAPGRVLAL
- a CDS encoding VOC family protein is translated as MSDTRLCPQRLGYVHLKVKDLDESLAFWTRAVPLEISARQGSKVYLRGGMQHHWMVLEQSPEPGLGRIALEVENRAELDAFEAHLKVLGIKAQAGDGLDTDRVDRYLRFNDPSGNPLELYCDMVAMPNPPQARTVQLLDIQHVVLAAGDTRAATAFYRDVVGMRESDWVERDVCFLHMKNGWHHGIGVGSFGGAASGLNHICFQPPGLDDVMRARANVRKLGYTITMDLLRHAPSTSVGFYFAGPDTVAEMSFGARHFTEDAPPKPRLLARGLDTIDVWQQGLVDNEQSVIDELRKMAERQQATGGA
- a CDS encoding PQQ-binding-like beta-propeller repeat protein codes for the protein MSNKCLLALVLGTLIAPASALDIQGRVSAAGQPLAGVLVTAEDRESGDNDNPASVSAFSDSAGRFVLPGLIHARAAQVTLRTHKIGYRQAAQEWDAAQSGQPLTVNLRLAAVDNVADQVPASAWLARFPLDERGARFVAGQCAGCHQFPSRQVQRFASSLASLGEAEKQERWTEATRQENERLKERVWRGAVQTMRGLALRFSADSPVRWGIDEKHPEYAKLMTADFSLFNQEEETAGAAALARYLGSDFSTFSLADYPAAATPLAATAKTRITEYALHTGGWTREIAWTPAGGQLWLVEDDADRIARLDPKTGRLRWIDLPGSSQHPQGPHTINADREGNIWLSLEESYAIARLDPKTEQWRIYPGFGEFSIAHDACVDSDRYVAFDGKGRLWLTLIGQNELASLDPATGDIQRFPMPKKEGEAAFHAALYGCVMSADRKQVWFTQLNGIVGGFDVETGKLQTSLTFPLGTIPHRMAIDDGDVIYVALSGDGQVLAYDTRAGKELARHPLPDRNASPYALTWDPRRRVVWVAASNTDVIYRLNPADGAVSVLPLPRPRAFLRMIDLDRTSGDLWTTYAHLPINRGPNYAVRIEVGD
- a CDS encoding short-chain fatty acid transporter, which encodes MLQRLGAGLSRLSERYVPDAWIICLILTLIVFGLAWAGPGADPLTSARAWGNGVWTLLTLAMQFTLALVAAHACATATPVYRALDWLARLPNPASPRQAVLLVGLFSLLTGWLNWALSLVACALFVPFVLRRNPLADVRVVLAAGYLGLGTVWHGGLSGSAPLILATPGNPLLGTDGAPGVVSRLYPITETLLIPFNLVLICVVGVVGLAVVCLLHPTHGARTVDPDTLNDLLPEPPSFAPPATPAQRLDNFPGWTWLAAALLAYPLGYAIVTQGFGASWTINAYNAVFLAAALLLHGRPTAFLAACRNGTQAAWGIILQFPFYGGIYGVLQHTGLGRWLGELFAGHASTASYPLLVYLYSAAMNLFVPSAGSKWILEAPFLIPAGEALGVSPITTLLAYCYGDSTTNLIQPFFAIPLLAVMRVRFADILGYTAIVAAVCLVINMVAMLFIPRML